From the genome of Paraburkholderia aromaticivorans, one region includes:
- a CDS encoding integrase domain-containing protein encodes MSMMSKAIHNSAVSSKKAGGSFATQQNRRFDTTGLLRFARQLGELRASVSEIPEWVIHAYAQYCMAQGKTAGTLANIFSAVRVTSRFAGRNIDEVCNNKELQLVRRVRKGTKRALNPIEIDELIGRAKGIDHGLMHMISLAQHLGLRRKEALMCAPDLGMWLDALVRGDSALPLMRGSKNARPRQVRIIESERSQTIEAIRSALAYAREYNLELITGNGKTLRSAMNRLKALLRRAGMVGPISFHSLRYTYALKSAVEMLEAEMAPYEVLVELSESLGHGPTRIQMILGHYCQPIRERFEGHISLHNIDADRRRPPSKLPRATARLLAKRRHGALSGYPIGQPNGAHDLACSADDALMEQHPSNT; translated from the coding sequence ATGAGCATGATGTCAAAGGCCATACACAATTCCGCAGTAAGCAGCAAAAAAGCAGGAGGCAGCTTTGCAACTCAGCAGAACAGGCGGTTCGATACAACAGGCCTTTTGCGCTTTGCCAGGCAGCTAGGGGAACTACGCGCATCGGTCAGTGAAATTCCGGAATGGGTGATTCATGCCTATGCCCAATACTGCATGGCGCAGGGCAAGACCGCGGGCACCCTTGCGAACATATTTTCGGCTGTTCGTGTCACATCACGCTTTGCCGGCCGGAACATTGACGAAGTGTGCAACAACAAGGAACTTCAACTCGTTCGACGAGTACGGAAAGGGACAAAACGGGCCCTGAACCCGATCGAAATTGACGAGCTGATTGGCAGAGCGAAAGGGATAGACCACGGGCTCATGCACATGATATCGCTCGCACAGCATCTCGGCCTTCGACGCAAGGAGGCGCTAATGTGTGCACCCGATCTCGGAATGTGGCTTGACGCACTCGTGCGCGGCGATTCCGCGCTTCCGTTGATGCGTGGCTCGAAAAACGCAAGACCGAGGCAAGTGCGGATCATCGAGAGCGAGCGCTCGCAGACGATTGAAGCAATCCGTTCCGCGCTCGCGTACGCTCGCGAATACAATCTCGAATTGATTACTGGCAACGGCAAGACGCTCAGATCAGCAATGAATCGACTCAAAGCACTGCTCCGCCGGGCTGGTATGGTCGGGCCAATCAGCTTTCATTCACTTCGTTACACGTATGCGCTCAAGAGTGCAGTCGAAATGCTGGAGGCGGAAATGGCCCCCTACGAGGTTTTGGTGGAACTCAGCGAATCGCTTGGACACGGCCCTACCCGCATCCAGATGATTCTTGGACACTACTGCCAGCCGATCCGGGAGAGGTTCGAGGGGCATATATCACTGCACAATATCGATGCCGATCGTCGCCGCCCACCGAGCAAACTACCGCGGGCGACAGCGCGCCTTCTGGCAAAACGCCGACATGGCGCGTTAAGCGGCTATCCTATCGGCCAACCAAATGGGGCGCACGATCTGGCATGTTCGGCAGACGACGCGCTAATGGAACAGCATCCTTCCAACACTTGA
- a CDS encoding malate:quinone oxidoreductase yields the protein MTLATRAVRTNHRQRSNLSVMQSSSAEIPESSGSVPSDYSCVLCGAGPAGMGFLFCAFKSGKLAEVARNGLLIIDKRVSLGAGKLGDYVNVTGNSVAKTFLACLEHERFDDVFGDIREFNALHRKMAADPDAAPLLSEVGQLLTLAAERLIAHLVEHFDVDVLRGHEIEAIRRCKDGRFEIVHHDTRKQAERRLVISDTVVMNLGGSQRVEEVDELCRTLDIPPPGNGVMIRTSDDLLRLTKTQLVGTFAPVFAPPTAGLTNRISIIGGSHSAFTMIERLATDLGGAGLDEISVIHRSPIRLFFETEHDARAWGYAVDPVTDICPVTQRVNRSSGLRYRAFEVACSVMSHGRVAGTKPRIELIDAASGKAAHARAAACLANSCAVIHGAGYGPNMSALVDHRGATIPLQFSQGGIEVDKFGRPLDIHGDAIRGLFTFGLGAGFRPDAEIGSEVAFTGRIYGVWIFHHDIGARILAGVLKALARNAVAREAEMISTADDDRHETHRSGRGQTRPRR from the coding sequence TTGACACTGGCAACGCGCGCCGTGCGCACCAACCACCGACAACGTTCGAACCTATCAGTTATGCAGAGTTCCTCAGCGGAAATCCCGGAAAGCTCCGGCAGCGTACCAAGCGATTATTCGTGTGTTTTGTGTGGGGCCGGCCCCGCGGGGATGGGCTTCCTGTTTTGCGCGTTCAAGAGTGGCAAGCTGGCGGAGGTTGCTAGAAACGGTTTGCTGATCATCGACAAACGCGTCAGTTTGGGGGCGGGCAAGCTTGGTGACTACGTGAACGTCACAGGCAACTCGGTCGCCAAAACGTTCCTCGCGTGCCTCGAGCACGAACGCTTCGACGACGTGTTCGGCGACATCCGCGAATTCAACGCCTTGCATAGGAAAATGGCCGCGGATCCCGACGCCGCACCGCTGCTCTCGGAAGTTGGTCAACTTCTCACGCTCGCCGCCGAGCGCTTGATCGCTCATCTTGTCGAACACTTCGATGTCGACGTGCTGCGTGGACATGAAATCGAGGCGATTCGGCGCTGTAAAGACGGCCGGTTCGAGATCGTCCATCACGACACGCGCAAACAAGCGGAACGCCGGTTGGTTATCAGCGACACCGTGGTGATGAATCTGGGCGGTTCGCAGCGCGTCGAAGAAGTCGACGAACTGTGTCGCACGCTGGACATTCCTCCGCCGGGCAACGGCGTCATGATTCGCACGTCGGACGACCTGCTTCGCCTCACGAAGACTCAACTGGTCGGCACCTTCGCACCCGTCTTCGCGCCACCTACGGCCGGGCTTACGAACCGGATATCGATCATCGGCGGGTCGCACAGCGCGTTCACGATGATCGAGCGCCTTGCGACAGATCTTGGCGGTGCCGGCCTGGATGAAATCTCCGTCATTCACCGCTCGCCGATACGGTTGTTTTTTGAAACCGAGCATGATGCGCGTGCATGGGGCTACGCAGTCGATCCAGTAACCGATATCTGCCCGGTCACCCAGCGCGTCAATCGTTCGAGCGGCCTGCGTTACCGCGCGTTCGAGGTGGCCTGTTCCGTCATGTCGCACGGTCGCGTAGCCGGTACGAAACCGCGCATCGAATTGATCGATGCAGCCTCCGGAAAAGCCGCCCACGCCCGCGCCGCCGCTTGTCTGGCCAACTCATGCGCCGTGATTCATGGGGCAGGTTACGGGCCCAACATGTCCGCCCTGGTCGATCACCGAGGCGCGACAATTCCCCTCCAGTTCAGCCAGGGCGGAATCGAAGTCGACAAATTTGGCCGCCCGCTCGACATCCACGGAGATGCGATACGCGGACTATTCACATTTGGGCTAGGCGCCGGTTTCCGGCCCGATGCGGAGATTGGGAGCGAGGTTGCATTCACCGGACGAATCTACGGCGTCTGGATCTTTCACCACGATATCGGCGCCCGGATTCTGGCGGGCGTATTGAAAGCGTTGGCCAGGAACGCCGTCGCGCGCGAAGCAGAAATGATCTCGACGGCGGACGACGACAGACATGAGACTCACCGTTCGGGCCGCGGACAAACCCGCCCACGACGCTGA
- a CDS encoding nuclease-related domain-containing protein, translating into MSDGAFVVRRGVVLEHAPGTLNPVTWVDCLAVSPFGVFVIDQYDWIGTVKRSMNEDELLVRENSGVVCVKTSPLRRAKPALRHLRPILGEYNCPVGCIAVFADLYCALDPTLPETILQGFELRHFMRTRLNRFRDSHLRYLDSRTIAAHLQWRCADWGNG; encoded by the coding sequence ATGTCCGACGGTGCATTCGTTGTACGCCGCGGAGTGGTACTGGAGCACGCACCTGGGACGCTCAATCCAGTGACCTGGGTAGATTGTCTTGCTGTCTCTCCCTTCGGAGTGTTCGTCATCGACCAGTACGATTGGATCGGAACGGTAAAGCGCTCGATGAACGAAGACGAGCTTCTCGTGCGTGAAAATTCTGGCGTCGTTTGCGTTAAAACTTCTCCGTTGCGCAGGGCAAAACCGGCTCTGCGACACCTGCGGCCGATACTCGGCGAATACAACTGTCCGGTTGGGTGCATCGCCGTATTTGCTGACCTGTATTGTGCGCTTGACCCCACGTTGCCGGAAACAATCCTGCAAGGGTTCGAGCTGCGCCATTTTATGCGCACGCGGTTGAACCGCTTCCGCGACAGTCATCTGCGATATCTGGACTCCAGGACGATCGCCGCACATTTGCAATGGCGCTGTGCAGACTGGGGGAACGGTTGA
- a CDS encoding polysaccharide biosynthesis protein: MFRHKASWLSFSAFAFDLCAVAGAWLAAYLIRFNGYVPVEFWSGAVRTLVWALPVYGVMFRIFGLYRGMWVFASLPDLMRIAKAVLTGAFAMMMVAVMAQPHPIIPRSVLAVSPLLLFLAMGGSRALYRASKEFYLYGGLVGQGKPVVVLGAGNAGANLARELSRSSEWRLVGLLDDDPAKQGREIYGYKVWGPISDLQHWATDMKVEHAIIAIPSASVDAQRRVATLCVRAGVRAMVLPALTTLTQGEAFLSRVRQIDLEDLLGREPVRIDMPHVEALLSGRVVMVTGAGGSIGSELCRQILRFEPAQLIAFDLSEYAMYRLTEELHERFPKLSVVPVIGDAKDSLLLDQVLSRYTPHILFHAAAYKHVPLMEELNAWQAVRNNVLGTYRVARAAIRHDVKHFVLISTDKAVNPTNVMGASKRLAEMACQALQQTSTRTQFETVRFGNVLGSAGSVIPKFQQQIAKGGPVTVTHPEITRFFMTIPEASQLVLQASSMGHGGEIFILDMGEPVKIVDLARDLIRLYGFSEEHIRIVFTGLRPGEKLYEELLADDEATTRTPHPKLRIAQAREAPDNLLDELLPWLMQHRVPSDQEVRRDLRRWVPEYQPAAAPALHSVAPAVRVS; encoded by the coding sequence ATGTTTCGACACAAAGCCTCATGGCTATCGTTTAGCGCCTTCGCCTTCGACCTGTGCGCGGTCGCGGGCGCTTGGCTCGCCGCATATCTTATCCGTTTCAATGGCTATGTTCCGGTCGAGTTCTGGTCTGGCGCTGTCCGAACCCTCGTTTGGGCTCTCCCCGTTTACGGTGTGATGTTCCGCATCTTTGGCCTGTACCGGGGCATGTGGGTGTTTGCGAGTTTGCCGGACCTGATGCGCATCGCGAAGGCCGTGCTGACCGGCGCATTCGCGATGATGATGGTGGCGGTCATGGCCCAGCCGCATCCCATCATTCCGCGCTCCGTCCTCGCGGTGTCCCCGCTTCTGTTGTTCCTCGCCATGGGCGGTTCGCGCGCGCTCTATCGCGCATCCAAAGAGTTCTATCTTTACGGCGGGCTGGTCGGACAAGGCAAGCCCGTGGTCGTGCTCGGCGCGGGCAATGCAGGCGCGAACCTCGCCCGCGAACTGTCGCGTTCGAGCGAATGGCGGCTGGTCGGCCTGCTCGATGACGATCCGGCCAAGCAGGGCCGTGAAATCTACGGCTACAAGGTGTGGGGGCCCATTAGCGATCTGCAGCACTGGGCTACCGATATGAAGGTCGAGCACGCGATCATCGCGATCCCTTCGGCGTCGGTCGATGCGCAGCGGCGCGTGGCGACACTTTGCGTGCGCGCCGGCGTGCGGGCCATGGTGTTGCCCGCATTGACCACGCTGACACAAGGCGAAGCGTTCCTGTCGCGCGTTCGTCAGATTGATCTGGAAGACCTGCTGGGGCGCGAGCCGGTGCGCATCGACATGCCGCACGTGGAGGCGCTGTTGAGCGGCCGCGTGGTGATGGTGACGGGCGCGGGCGGCTCGATCGGCTCGGAGCTGTGCCGCCAGATTCTGCGCTTCGAACCCGCCCAGCTGATTGCCTTCGACCTGTCCGAATATGCGATGTACCGCCTCACGGAAGAACTGCATGAGCGCTTCCCGAAGCTCTCCGTGGTGCCGGTGATCGGCGACGCAAAAGACTCCTTGCTGCTCGACCAGGTGCTGTCGCGCTACACGCCGCACATTCTCTTTCACGCGGCGGCGTACAAGCACGTGCCGCTGATGGAGGAGCTGAATGCGTGGCAGGCGGTGCGCAACAACGTGCTCGGCACGTATCGTGTCGCGCGTGCCGCGATTCGCCACGACGTGAAGCACTTCGTGCTGATCTCCACCGACAAGGCGGTGAATCCGACCAATGTGATGGGTGCGAGCAAGCGTCTCGCGGAAATGGCTTGCCAGGCGCTGCAGCAGACCAGTACGCGCACGCAGTTCGAGACCGTGCGGTTCGGCAATGTGCTCGGCAGTGCAGGCAGCGTCATTCCCAAGTTTCAACAGCAGATCGCCAAAGGTGGGCCGGTCACGGTCACGCATCCGGAGATCACGCGCTTTTTCATGACGATCCCCGAAGCGTCGCAACTCGTGTTGCAGGCGTCGAGCATGGGACACGGTGGCGAGATTTTCATCCTCGACATGGGCGAGCCGGTGAAGATCGTCGATCTGGCGCGAGACCTGATCCGTCTGTATGGCTTCAGCGAGGAACATATTCGCATCGTGTTCACGGGGCTGCGCCCTGGCGAGAAGCTCTACGAGGAACTGCTCGCCGACGATGAAGCGACCACGCGCACGCCGCATCCGAAGTTGCGCATCGCGCAGGCGCGTGAAGCGCCCGACAATCTCCTCGATGAACTGCTTCCCTGGCTCATGCAGCATCGTGTGCCGAGCGACCAGGAGGTCCGGCGCGATCTGCGGCGCTGGGTGCCGGAGTACCAGCCGGCTGCGGCGCCAGCGTTGCATAGCGTGGCACCGGCTGTGCGGGTGTCCTGA
- a CDS encoding methyl-accepting chemotaxis protein has product MLNNITIRGGLTLVISVFVAFLLTVIGVGYGALKLANGSLDDTQRSAAALSHLKASSEKLLRVQLALGSYQTLFSVGKQTDDLLPAAHKVLVESNKDFRSYMAGPFASENEQKLAQSVEQARSALVDKAIEPAFKALADFDFNTFRNIQGETANGFYATYSKAIDALERTQVDSQHQQVETAAQRFQIATLLFAAIGAIAIVIGVAARIGLSAALIKPVNATVKHFERIAAGDLTVAIKVKSRNEMGQLLAALTKMRDGLVETVSKVRGSTTAITQGANEIASGNADLSSRTEQQAAALQQTAASMEQLSATVKQNADNAKQANRLAHGALDTVTRGGTVVSRVTETMDGISESSRKVTEIIGMIEGIAFQTNILALNAAVEAARAGEQGRGFAVVASEVRSLAQRSGAAAKEIKELIGESAAKVQEGASLVSDAQKTIHEAMSAVERVTGVMNEIEASALEQSDGIEQVNKAVSQIDEVTQHNAALVEEAAAAAKSLEEQATILRDAVAVFQMA; this is encoded by the coding sequence ATGCTAAATAACATCACAATTCGTGGCGGCCTGACGCTGGTGATCAGCGTATTTGTCGCTTTCCTGCTGACAGTGATCGGTGTCGGCTATGGCGCGCTCAAGCTGGCCAATGGCAGCCTCGACGACACGCAGCGTAGCGCGGCCGCGCTGTCCCATCTGAAGGCGAGTTCCGAGAAGCTGCTGCGAGTTCAGCTTGCACTCGGTTCGTATCAGACGCTCTTTAGCGTCGGCAAGCAGACCGATGACCTGTTGCCGGCCGCGCACAAGGTGCTGGTCGAATCGAACAAAGACTTCCGCAGCTACATGGCCGGTCCGTTTGCCAGCGAGAACGAGCAGAAGCTCGCGCAGAGCGTCGAGCAGGCGCGCAGTGCGCTGGTCGATAAGGCGATCGAACCGGCCTTCAAGGCGCTTGCCGACTTTGATTTCAACACCTTCCGCAACATTCAGGGCGAGACGGCGAACGGCTTTTACGCCACCTATTCGAAAGCGATCGACGCGCTCGAGCGCACGCAGGTGGACAGCCAGCACCAGCAAGTCGAAACGGCGGCGCAACGTTTCCAGATCGCGACGCTGCTGTTCGCCGCGATCGGCGCCATCGCGATCGTGATCGGCGTGGCGGCGCGCATTGGTTTGTCCGCGGCGTTGATCAAGCCGGTCAATGCGACCGTCAAGCACTTCGAGCGTATTGCCGCCGGCGATCTGACGGTTGCCATCAAGGTCAAATCGCGCAACGAGATGGGGCAATTGCTGGCGGCGTTGACGAAGATGCGCGACGGTCTCGTCGAGACAGTGTCCAAAGTGCGCGGCAGTACGACGGCAATCACGCAGGGGGCTAACGAGATCGCATCGGGCAATGCGGATCTGTCTTCGCGCACGGAGCAGCAGGCAGCGGCCCTTCAGCAGACCGCTGCGAGCATGGAGCAGCTGTCGGCCACGGTGAAACAGAATGCCGACAACGCGAAGCAGGCGAACCGGCTCGCCCATGGCGCGCTCGACACGGTCACGCGTGGCGGTACGGTGGTGTCGCGGGTCACTGAAACGATGGATGGGATCAGCGAGTCGTCGCGCAAGGTGACGGAAATCATCGGCATGATCGAAGGAATTGCGTTTCAGACCAACATTCTGGCGTTGAACGCGGCGGTCGAGGCGGCGCGGGCCGGCGAGCAGGGACGTGGGTTCGCTGTCGTGGCCTCGGAAGTGCGCAGCCTCGCCCAGCGCTCGGGTGCGGCCGCGAAGGAAATCAAGGAGTTGATCGGCGAATCGGCCGCCAAGGTGCAGGAGGGCGCATCGCTCGTGTCCGACGCGCAGAAGACCATTCACGAAGCCATGAGCGCCGTCGAACGCGTGACCGGTGTGATGAACGAGATCGAGGCATCCGCGCTCGAACAGAGTGACGGTATCGAGCAGGTCAATAAGGCCGTATCGCAGATCGACGAAGTCACGCAGCACAATGCGGCGCTCGTCGAAGAAGCCGCTGCGGCGGCGAAATCGCTGGAAGAGCAGGCGACGATATTGCGCGACGCGGTGGCGGTGTTTCAGATGGCGTAG
- a CDS encoding IS30 family transposase, whose amino-acid sequence MHERTQYQQLQPEERLTIASLHLQGSSIRAMARILGRSPATVSRELTRNGYPAGYASIPAEALSASRRSAGRRPTKLCLQSVCWRIVLTLLEWKWSPQQISGTLKRMYPTDPTQQVSHETIYTAIYAQPRGELRRQLIACLRHGHSTRMPRTRGTDRRGQIPDMVSIHVRPPEIEDRLLPGHWEGDFIKGAGNQSSVGVLVERTSRLVLLAKMEDATAASALAGFSAKLNSIVAPLRQSFTYDQGKEMSRHKELTAATGVNVYFCDPHSPWQRGTCENTNGLLRQYLPKGTDLSVYSQDELDAIADSLNSRPRATHNFHSPFEVFAATLASASQTLNSKH is encoded by the coding sequence ATGCACGAAAGAACCCAGTACCAGCAACTACAACCTGAAGAGCGCCTGACCATTGCAAGCCTGCATCTGCAGGGTTCGAGTATCCGGGCCATGGCCCGGATACTCGGGCGCTCGCCGGCCACCGTTAGCCGTGAACTGACGCGAAACGGCTATCCGGCAGGCTACGCATCGATACCGGCTGAAGCGCTCAGCGCCTCACGCCGCAGCGCGGGGCGCCGCCCCACAAAGCTTTGCCTGCAAAGCGTCTGCTGGCGCATCGTTCTCACCCTGCTTGAGTGGAAATGGTCACCCCAGCAGATATCGGGCACACTGAAACGTATGTATCCGACCGACCCGACCCAGCAGGTTTCGCACGAAACCATCTACACGGCCATCTACGCCCAGCCGCGCGGCGAACTGCGCCGTCAGCTCATTGCGTGCCTGCGCCATGGTCACAGCACGCGCATGCCGCGTACACGCGGCACAGACCGACGCGGACAGATTCCTGACATGGTCAGTATTCATGTGCGGCCGCCCGAAATCGAGGACCGACTGCTGCCCGGACACTGGGAAGGCGACTTCATCAAGGGCGCGGGCAACCAGTCCTCGGTCGGCGTTCTGGTTGAACGGACCAGCCGCCTGGTGCTGCTCGCAAAGATGGAAGACGCCACCGCAGCTTCAGCGCTGGCGGGCTTCTCCGCCAAACTTAATTCGATTGTCGCGCCACTGCGGCAGAGCTTCACTTATGACCAGGGCAAAGAAATGTCGCGCCACAAGGAGCTCACGGCCGCAACCGGCGTGAACGTGTACTTTTGCGACCCGCACAGTCCATGGCAGCGCGGCACCTGCGAAAACACCAACGGGCTGCTGCGACAGTATCTGCCCAAAGGCACCGACCTTTCGGTCTACAGTCAGGACGAACTCGACGCCATCGCCGACAGCCTGAATAGCCGGCCTCGTGCAACTCACAACTTCCATTCACCATTCGAGGTCTTCGCCGCGACCCTCGCATCAGCAAGCCAAACTCTAAACTCTAAACATTAA
- a CDS encoding nuclease-related domain-containing protein, producing MSAELRWHLTRLCGENWAVLDGLVLIHAPGSTFPTAEIDHLAITQFGVFVVETKHWAGVVTHSETDDTLTLTTVEGQRFVRTSPMKQNATKVRFLRNLLPPRLWIVEGLGVFSHEAAMVAPTLPAALLERSELYRHLRVRQQQFARTGTGHLPVRAIVDAILRHADTRPEALVEHRQRIQEGRSRGQD from the coding sequence GTGTCAGCCGAGCTGCGCTGGCACCTCACACGTTTGTGCGGCGAAAACTGGGCAGTATTGGATGGTCTCGTGTTGATCCATGCGCCGGGGAGCACCTTTCCGACTGCAGAAATCGATCATCTGGCGATTACGCAGTTCGGAGTCTTCGTGGTCGAAACAAAGCATTGGGCCGGTGTAGTCACACACAGTGAAACCGACGACACGTTGACGCTCACAACGGTGGAAGGACAGCGGTTCGTGCGCACCTCGCCAATGAAGCAGAATGCGACGAAGGTCCGGTTTTTGCGCAACCTGCTTCCGCCGCGGCTGTGGATCGTCGAAGGGCTCGGTGTCTTTTCGCATGAAGCGGCAATGGTAGCCCCCACACTTCCAGCGGCGCTGCTTGAGCGTAGCGAACTTTACCGGCACCTGCGGGTACGACAGCAGCAGTTTGCGCGCACCGGGACCGGGCACCTGCCCGTTCGCGCGATAGTGGACGCGATCTTGCGGCATGCAGACACGCGCCCCGAAGCTCTCGTTGAACACCGGCAACGAATCCAGGAGGGCCGCTCGCGCGGCCAGGACTAG
- a CDS encoding IS3 family transposase (programmed frameshift), whose translation MEVLTEPERRRRRSVQEKVAIVQETLEPGATVSAVARRHGVNPNQVFAWRKQYEEGSLAAVKAGEAVVPASQLAAAMKEIRELQRLLGKKTQEAEILKEAVEYGRFKKLDCALALTARGRPMKTVCDVLGVARSALAVRKARSPDWLDGRRARQTDDTELVAAIQEHVAGLPTYGYRRVWALLRRSHEMTGAPCVNAKRVYRVMRDHQLLLRRLGQRRDTRRHDGRIAVDQSNVRWCSDGFEFRCDDGSPLRVTFALDCHDREAISWAATTGGHSGDVVRDVMLAAVEQRFGTTQAGAPIEWLSDNGSAYIDHRTRSFARKLGLEPLTTPVRSPQSNGMAESFVKTIKHDYIAFMHKPDVPTALSHLAGAFEHYNERHPHKALKYRSPREFRRTAASST comes from the exons ATTGAAGTTCTGACCGAGCCGGAGCGCCGTCGTCGACGTTCGGTCCAGGAGAAAGTGGCCATCGTGCAGGAAACCCTGGAGCCGGGAGCAACGGTTTCAGCGGTTGCCCGGCGACACGGGGTCAACCCAAACCAGGTGTTTGCGTGGCGCAAGCAATACGAGGAAGGCAGCCTGGCTGCGGTGAAGGCTGGAGAAGCCGTGGTGCCGGCCTCGCAGTTAGCCGCAGCGATGAAGGAAATCAGGGAGCTGCAGCGTCTGCTTGGCAAGAAGACGCAGGAGGCAGAAATCCTGAAGGAAGCAGTCGAGTATGGCCGCT TCAAAAAACTGGATTGCGCGCTCGCCCTTACTGCCCGGGGACGACCAATGAAAACGGTCTGCGATGTTCTCGGCGTAGCGCGCTCTGCTTTGGCAGTCAGAAAAGCCCGCTCCCCGGACTGGCTGGACGGCCGCCGCGCCCGACAGACCGACGACACGGAGCTGGTCGCTGCAATCCAGGAGCACGTGGCGGGCTTGCCGACTTATGGATACCGGCGAGTCTGGGCACTGCTGCGACGTAGTCACGAAATGACTGGTGCGCCGTGCGTGAACGCCAAGCGGGTCTATCGCGTCATGCGCGACCATCAACTGCTGCTTCGGCGCCTTGGCCAACGTCGCGATACCCGCCGGCATGACGGACGCATCGCCGTTGACCAGAGTAATGTCCGTTGGTGCTCGGACGGCTTCGAGTTCCGTTGTGACGACGGCTCGCCGTTGCGCGTGACGTTTGCGCTGGACTGCCATGACCGGGAGGCTATTAGCTGGGCAGCGACTACCGGCGGCCATAGCGGCGACGTCGTGCGTGATGTGATGCTCGCAGCGGTCGAGCAACGCTTCGGCACGACGCAGGCAGGCGCACCCATCGAATGGCTGTCGGACAACGGCTCTGCCTACATCGACCATCGCACGCGCAGTTTCGCTCGAAAACTGGGCCTGGAGCCGTTGACTACGCCCGTTCGTTCGCCGCAAAGTAACGGCATGGCCGAGTCGTTCGTGAAGACAATCAAGCACGATTACATTGCCTTTATGCACAAGCCCGATGTGCCAACCGCGCTCTCACATCTGGCCGGCGCATTTGAGCACTACAACGAACGCCACCCGCATAAGGCACTGAAGTACCGTTCTCCCCGGGAGTTCCGGCGAACCGCTGCCTCATCAACTTAA
- a CDS encoding MraY family glycosyltransferase encodes MLSFALGFLVSLLITLLIVRYAHLHEKFSTDTDLAGVQKFHVRPVPRIGGTGILLGLIVSAVQLHHAYPAVSGGILGLIACGMPAFGSGLVEDLTKRVSPLARLVCTMAAAALAYFLLNIAVTRISVPPLDFLLSYAVISCAVTVLAVAALANAINIIDGFNGLASMVAFMMFASLAYVAFQVSDPIVLSASFMMMGAVLGFFIWNFPAGLIFLGDGGAYFIGFMLAELSIMLVMRHRDVSAWYPVLLFMYPIFETCFSIYRKKFIRGMSPGIPDGVHLHMLVYKRLMRWAVGARTARELTRRNSLTSPYLWLLCLIAVVPATLFWRHTLHLFCFVVVFAATYVWLYVSIVRFKSPRWMVVRKRRQ; translated from the coding sequence ATGCTTAGTTTTGCGCTCGGCTTTCTCGTTTCACTGCTGATCACGTTGTTGATCGTGCGCTATGCGCATCTGCATGAAAAATTCTCCACGGATACCGATCTGGCCGGTGTGCAGAAATTCCATGTTCGCCCGGTGCCGCGCATCGGCGGAACCGGCATTCTGCTCGGGTTGATCGTCTCCGCCGTGCAGCTGCATCACGCGTACCCCGCCGTGTCAGGCGGCATTCTCGGGCTGATTGCGTGCGGCATGCCGGCCTTCGGCTCGGGTCTGGTGGAAGACCTGACCAAGCGCGTGTCGCCGCTAGCGAGGCTCGTCTGCACGATGGCGGCGGCCGCGCTCGCGTATTTTCTGCTGAATATCGCCGTGACCCGCATCAGCGTGCCGCCGCTCGATTTCCTGCTCTCGTACGCGGTGATCTCCTGCGCGGTGACGGTGCTGGCGGTTGCCGCGCTCGCCAATGCGATCAATATCATCGACGGCTTCAACGGGCTGGCGTCGATGGTCGCGTTCATGATGTTCGCCTCGCTCGCCTACGTGGCGTTCCAGGTTTCCGATCCGATCGTGCTGTCCGCCTCGTTCATGATGATGGGCGCGGTGCTCGGCTTCTTCATCTGGAATTTCCCGGCGGGGCTGATCTTTCTCGGCGACGGCGGCGCCTATTTCATCGGCTTCATGCTGGCCGAACTGTCGATCATGCTGGTGATGCGCCATCGCGACGTGTCGGCCTGGTATCCCGTGCTGCTGTTCATGTATCCGATCTTCGAGACCTGTTTCTCGATCTACCGGAAGAAATTCATTCGCGGCATGTCGCCCGGCATTCCCGACGGCGTGCATCTGCACATGCTGGTGTATAAGCGGCTGATGCGCTGGGCGGTAGGCGCGCGCACCGCTCGCGAATTGACGCGGCGCAATTCGTTGACGTCGCCGTATTTGTGGCTGCTGTGTCTGATCGCGGTCGTGCCGGCCACGTTGTTCTGGCGGCATACGCTGCATCTGTTCTGCTTCGTGGTGGTGTTTGCAGCGACATATGTGTGGCTTTATGTGAGCATCGTGCGGTTCAAGTCGCCGCGGTGGATGGTGGTAAGGAAGAGGAGACAGTGA